A single window of Mycosarcoma maydis chromosome 1, whole genome shotgun sequence DNA harbors:
- a CDS encoding putative Family 9 glycosyl hydrolase: MRSVATQSLGVLVALTHLVLGIDAQTTSQQVYEPPAASSGAVSQQSNLTNGVNPQYADLLGNALWFYEAQRSGALPADNRVPWRNSSCENDGSLNNTDLSGGYYDAGDYIKATYPFCWTVTSIAWSALSFGSAYARSSQDAYLDSTLRWGLDWLSKAHSDQNTLWVLVGNPTIDDQYWGGDRNIPDPRPSYSVTRQNPGTDAFASCAAAFAASAYLYSGRSASLPTSAGGAQLGGVPSIHNQTYSEALLRHAEGLWDLAINSSPKQVYSMAQPVAGQSYPSSDYEDDLAFAGLWMALAKADASYANQGLAFYPNGSNAFASINAALNWDRKVAALPVLATQLAQHNASMNLDMSRFQNDAESYFDRLTDGKMQYVSQTRGGLYWWKGDSDAASLNPALNAAFIADLYSGFATTSAKTSAYRSLADSQVDYLLGDNNYNGPYVVGQHPNSPQNPHSAMASGGNDITNVNNSPPQELHVLYGAVVGGPDKQDRFFDIRDDWPQTEIALDYNAPLVAAAVSRIARNVTKDPPYTTSSGSANVAQGRPTDAAYPAKSGGLSQGAKIAIAVIVVVVVLAAIGGLCWWQRQRIRWYFRQKKMGL, encoded by the coding sequence ATGCGTTCTGTCGCTACACAGTCGTTGGGCGTGCTCGTGGCACTGACGCATCTTGTGCTAGGCATCGACGCCCAAACTACATCACAACAGGTCTACGAACCGCCTGCGGCATCTAGCGGAGCAGTTTCGCAGCAGTCTAATCTCACCAATGGTGTCAATCCTCAGTATGCCGACCTTCTTGGCAACGCGCTTTGGTTCTACGAGGCGCAACGAAGCGGTGCTCTCCCCGCCGACAATCGCGTGCCTTggcgcaacagcagctgcgagaaCGACGGCTCGCTCAACAATACTGACTTGTCTGGTGGCTACTATGATGCAGGTGACTATATCAAGGCCACCTATCCATTCTGCTGGACCGTGACGTCCATCGCCTGGAGTGCGCTGAGCTTCGGTTCGGCGTACGCAAGGAGCTCGCAGGACGCATATCTCGACTCAACACTTCGATGGGGCCTTGACTGGCTTTCAAAGGCACATTCGGATCAAAACACCTTATGGGTCCTCGTCGGCAACCCTACCATCGACGACCAGTATTGGGGTGGAGATCGCAACATTCCAGATCCGCGACCCTCGTACAGCGTGACACGACAGAACCCAGGAACCGATGCCTTTGCCTCGTGTGCTGCCGCCTTTGCCGCATCGGCCTACCTGTACAGCGGTCGAAGCGCCTCGCTTCCAACCAGCGCAGGCGGTGCCCAGCTCGGAGGGGTACCCAGCATCCACAACCAAACCTACTCGGAAGCCCTGCTGCGCCACGCCGAAGGACTCTGGGACCTCGCCATCAACAGCTCGCCAAAGCAGGTCTACTCGATGGCACAACCCGTAGCTGGCCAAAGCTACCCGTCGAGCGACTACGAGGATGATCTCGCTTTTGCCGGTCTGTGGATGGCATTGGCCAAAGCCGATGCTAGCTACGCCAACCAGGGTCTCGCCTTTTATCCCAATGGTAGCAATGCCTTTGCAAGCATCAACGCTGCGCTCAACTGGGATCGCAAAGTGGCCGCCCTTCCTGTCCTTGCGACCCAGCTGGCTCAGCACAATGCCTCGATGAATCTCGATATGTCGCGCTTCCAGAACGACGCCGAGTCGTACTTTGACCGCCTGACGGACGGCAAGATGCAGTACGTCAGCCAGACGAGAGGTGGTCTTTACTGGTGGAAGGGCGACAGCGATGCTGCAAGTCTCAATCCTGCCCTCAACGCTGCCTTTATCGCTGATCTTTACTCGGGCTTCGCTACGACCTcggccaagacgagcgcCTATCGATCGCTCGCCGACTCACAAGTCGACTATCTTCTTGGAGACAACAACTACAACGGGCCTTACGTGGTCGGACAGCATCCCAACAGCCCTCAAAACCCTCACTCGGCCATGGCATCTGGCGGAAATGATATCACCAACGTCAACAACAGCCCGCCCCAAGAATTACATGTGCTGTATGGTGCTGTGGTTGGAGGACCCGACAAGCAGGATCGTTTCTTCGATATTCGAGACGACTGGCCTCAGACAGAGATTGCACTCGACTACAACGCTCCACTGGTAGCTGCAGCCGTATCGCGCATCGCTAGAAACGTGACGAAAGATCCGCCTTATACCACATCCAGCGGGAGTGCCAACGTAGCCCAGGGGCGACCCACCGATGCAGCATACCCCGCTAAGAGCGGCGGACTCAGCCAAGGCGCAAAAATTGCGATTGCTGTGATcgtcgttgttgttgtgCTTGCCGCGATTGGCGGTCTGTGTTGGTGGCAGCGCCAACGTATCCGGTGGTACTTTCGCCAGAAGAAGATGGGTCTATAG
- a CDS encoding uncharacterized protein (related to YSC84 - protein involved in the organization of the actin cytoskeleton): MPIDLRKALKTDDPKWDKLKQSYKKVETGAWNVLAPVGQWSNRTAGKLGAESFWPTELGLECDKAARILRTFTAKGASVEVSANDAAGISDQSAVVPPPAPKYDEKGKNVKDPHKYDSRKTQKVIRKIPPKVLQKAHGLAIFTVFRTGFGFSGASGSGVVLSRLPDGSWSAPSGLLIHTLGYGFLIGLDIYDVVLVLRNQKAVDAFKRPKVSLGGELTVAFGPVGNGAMVESGLEAAPCWSYVKSKGFYVGLQLDGTIVLKREDENGRFYNAPGIKAENILSGQLPGPVPAAVMPLWQTIYAAEERPELMGTDRIPEGTTPGDLEMTEEDMKDASSLASKEHQQQQQYGTAVAPVGSLSSRRVPPPPSVQATAPGSSNSAAVLEPTSRTYADLPPDYEFANAPVTQQGGKQLNNSASDQSYQPRSDDLPPNPFSHPGDAPAGAAQFESAEQEKARLQQQYVAAPGVGPAAHATSSLPGQVEALYDFDGQEQEDLPFKTGDIIQVTGQEDEMWWRGLLNGRSGIFPSNYTRAL, encoded by the coding sequence ATGCCGATCGACCTTAGAAAAGCGCTCAAGACAGACGATCCCAAGTGGGATaagctcaagcagagtTACAAAAAGGTCGAGACCGGTGCTTGGAACGTCCTGGCACCAGTCGGTCAGTGGTCCAATCGCACCGCCGGCAAGCTGGGTGCTGAATCATTCTGGCCCACTGAGCTTGGTCTGGAATGCGACAAAGCTGCCAGAATCCTGCGTACCTTTACCGCAAAGGGCGCCTCTGTCGAAGTATCTGCcaacgatgctgctggtaTCAGCGACCAGTCCGCTGTGGTACCTCCGCCAGCGCCCAAATACGACGAGAAAGGCAAGAACGTCAAGGACCCACATAAATACGACAGCCGTAAGACGCAAAAGGTCATCCGCAAGATACCTCCCAAGGTGCTTCAGAAGGCGCACGGACTTGCCATCTTCACCGTGTTTCGAACAGGATTCGGCTTCTCTGGTGCATCAGGCTCCGGCGTTGTGCTATCGCGTCTGCCAGATGGATCGTGGTCTGCACCCTCGGGCCTCTTGATCCATACGCTTGGGTACGGGTTTCTTATCGGTCTTGATATCTATGACGTCGTCCTGGTGCTTCGTAATCAGAAGGCGGTAGACGCGTTCAAACGCCCAAAGGTCAGTCTCGGTGGTGAGCTCACAGTTGCCTTTGGCCCCGTCGGCAACGGCGCCATGGTAGAATCCGGCCTCGAGGCAGCACCGTGCTGGTCGTACGTCAAAAGCAAAGGCTTCTATGTAGGCTTGCAGCTAGACGGCACCATCGTCTTGAAGCGCGAAGATGAGAACGGACGATTCTACAATGCACCTGGCATCAAAGCTGAAAACATCCTCTCTGGTCAGCTGCCAGGACCTGTCCCTGCAGCTGTGATGCCCCTGTGGCAGACGATCTACGCTGCTGAAGAAAGACCCGAGTTGATGGGCACCGACCGAATTCCTGAAGGCACTACGCCGGGTGATCTTGAGATGACGGAGGAAGATATGAAAGACGCCAGTAGCCTCGCTTCGAAggagcatcagcagcagcaacaatACGGCACAGCTGTAGCACCCGTCGGAAGTCTTTCATCGCGAAGAGTgccgcctcctccttctgTTCAAGCTACAGCACCCGGCTCGAGCAATTCCGCAGCTGTTTTGGAGCCTACCTCTCGAACCTACGCAGACCTCCCACCTGATTACGAGTTCGCCAACGCTCCTGTCACGCAGCAAGGGGGAAAGCAGCTGAACAATTCTGCTTCAGATCAATCATATCAACCTCGCTCAGATGACCTGCCTCCAAATCCCTTCTCACACCCCGGAGATGCTCCTGCTGGCGCTGCCCAGTTCGAATCCGCGGAGCAGGAAAAGGCAAggcttcagcagcagtatGTCGCTGCTCCGGGAGTTGGGCCCGCTGCGCACGCTACCTCGTCGCTTCCTGGGCAGGTAGAAGCTCTGTACGACTTTGATGGACAGGAACAGGAAGATCTCCCCTTCAAGACGGGCGACATCATCCAAGTCACCGGGCAGGAAGACGAAATGTGGTGGCGTGGCTTGCTCAATGGCCGCTCTGGCATCTTCCCATCAAATTACACTCGAGCTCTTTGA
- a CDS encoding UV-damaged DNA-binding protein RAD7 (related to RAD7 - nucleotide excision repair protein), with protein MSNVRGPTSALTEFLRERGITARNTNRFRRRDQNEQEAVATATAAAVTNASSLPAPASPAPAPRTRGALARNGSSMNFEEDDETDDDLPQAATASIEVEAKASTRSGYQTRSNGKKRAQPDQVVAEASSTLDGKGKKKAKNEQDEDDDDYNPKGSSKKGKGPAREDWEDSLGLPQASSSRANHSYASRTPGSIAYCGMCKMKFTVTSYTKMSEKGPLCHRCGPMYKGPGGVGADDKAKSTPKKRQIRRKTLQDSVHQSFPSLQRYCIEIVSRHIEDVEALGLIGFDSKDAISKSISKNRSLNPTTLQLFLSPFIKTLSLYDCSKLDSQSLQSIATFAPNLEHINLQLCGMLDNDAIDAWAQKLTKLKSIELYGPFLVRKEAWHRFFAAVGPRLESFKIRESPRFDLSCAESMVQHCPNLRELGLAQIGPLDKTMLKPLESYGDQLTYLDISDPGVSAPGIPPKSLENDEVVSLLKAVGKNLTYLDTSKNIDLTDRIIVEAISPCCHKLKTLRLIGLENLKAETVAGMFADWTLEGVTGISYLYLDRMLKLDDSLMEPLLTHSGPDLVELSLNSVDGITDTGLEVLANAKNLTKLETLDLSFVRAVDDDSLDKICRNIDSLKKVSVFGCNRISDFFRSDRVRIVGKEKYAA; from the coding sequence ATGTCCAATGTTCGTGGGCCCACTTCGGCGCTGACCGAGTTTCTTCGGGAGCGAGGTATTACGGCTCGAAATACCAATCGAttccgacgacgagaccagaacgagcaagaggctGTCGCCACagctactgctgctgctgttaCCAATGCCTCATCGTTACCTGCTCCTGCTTCACCTGCACCAGCGCCACGAACTCGTGGTGCCCTGGCTCGCAATGGCAGCTCGATGAATTtcgaagaagacgacgagaccgacgacgatctgcCTCAGGCTGCGACGGCTTCCATAGAAGTCGAGGCAAAGGCGAGCACAAGGTCGGGCTATCAAACGCGATCGAATGGAAAGAAGCGTGCTCAACCAGATCAAGTCGTTGCAGAGGCTAGCAGCACCCTCGACGGTAAAGGaaagaagaaggccaagaacgagcaagacgaggacgatgatgatTACAATCCCAAGGGCTCATCCAAGAAAGGAAAGGGCCCAGCACGCGAAGATTGGGAAGATTCGCTCGGCCTGCCACAAGCGAGCAGCTCCCGTGCCAACCATTCGTACGCCAGCAGAACACCCGGCAGCATTGCGTATTGCGGCATGTGCAAGATGAAATTCACGGTCACTTCGTACACCAAGATGTCGGAGAAAGGTCCCCTCTGCCACCGTTGCGGTCCAATGTACAAGGGGCCAGGCGGAGTTGGTGCTGATGACAAAGCCAAGTCAACACCCAAAAAGAGACAGATTCGACGCAAGACATTGCAGGACAGCGTCCATCAGAGCTTCCCGAGCTTGCAGAGATACTGTATCGAGATAGTGAGTCGCCATATTGAAGACGTCGAGGCACTCGGTCTGATCGGATTTGACAGCAAGGACGCCATCAGCaagtcgatctcgaagaaTCGCAGCCTCAACCCTACGACGCTGCAGCTATTTCTATCCCCTTTCATCAAAACGCTCTCGCTCTACGATTGCAGCAAGCTGGACAGTCAGTCTTTGCAGAGCATCGCGACGTTTGCGCCCAATCTTGAGCACATTAACCTACAGCTGTGCGGCATGCTTGACAATGACGCAATCGATGCCTGGGCACAGAAGCTGACCAAACTCAAGAGCATCGAACTCTATGGACCCTTTTTGGTTCGCAAAGAAGCCTGGCACCGCTTCTTTGCAGCCGTCGGCCCTCGTCTTGAGAGCTTCAAAATCCGGGAATCGCCTCGTTTTGATCTATCGTGCGCTGAGTCGATGGTGCAGCACTGCCCGAATCTGCGAGAGCTCGGTCTTGCACAGATTGGTCCGCTGGACAAGACGATGCTCAAGCCGCTGGAAAGCTACGGCGACCAGCTCACGTACCTCGACATCTCGGATCCAGGCGTATCGGCGCCAGGTATTCCGCCCAAGTCGTTGGAAAACGACGAAGTGGTAAGCCTGCTCAAAGCGGTGGGCAAGAACCTAACCTACCTGGACACTTCCAAGAACATTGACCTCACTGACCGTATCATTGTTGAAGCCATCTCGCCGTGCTGTCACAAACTCAAGACGCTACGCCTGATCGGGCTGGAAAACCTTAAAGCCGAGACGGTTGCTGGCATGTTTGCTGACTGGACACTGGAGGGTGTGACCGGTATCTCGTACCTGTATCTCGACCGAATGCTCAAACTCGATGACAGTCTGATGGAACCTTTGTTGACGCATTCGGGACctgatcttgtcgagctgtCGCTCAACTCGGTGGATGGGATCACTGATACAGGTCTGGAAGTGCTTGCCAACGCGAAGAACCTGACCAAACTGGAGACGCTCGATCTCTCATTTGTGCGAGCAGTCGACGATGATAGCCTGGACAAGATTTGTCGTAACATTGACAGCCTGAAAAAGGTATCGGTGTTTGGCTGCAACCGCATCAGCGACTTTTTCAGATCGGACCGGGTCAGGATCGTCGGCAAGGAAAAGTACGCCGCCTGA
- a CDS encoding 40S ribosomal protein uS15, with protein MGRMHSKGKGISASALPYRRTPPSWLKTTPEEVVEQITKLARKGMTPSQIGVQLRDSQGIAQVRFVTGNKILRILKSQGLAPQIPEDLYHLIKKAVSVRKHLERNRKDMDSKFRLILIESRIHRLARYYKTKGAVAPTFKYEAATASTLVA; from the exons ATGGGTCGCATGCACT CCAAGGGAAAGGGTATCTCCGCCTCGGCTCTGCCTTACCGCCGCACTCCCCCCTCGTGGCTCAAGACCACGCCCGAGGAGGTTGTTGAGCAGatcaccaagctcgcccGTAAGGGTATGACGCCTTCGCAGATCGGTGTCCAGCTTCGTGACTCGCAGGGTATCGCTCAGGTGCGTTTCGTCACTGGTAACAAGATCCTCCGTATCCTCAAGTCGCAGGGTCTTGCTCCTCAGATCCCCGAGGACCTCTACCACCTGATCAAGAAGGCCGTTTCGGTTCGCAAGCACCTTGAGCGCAACCGCAAGGACATGGACTCCAAGTTCCGCCTGATTCTCATCGAGTCGCGTATCCACCGTCTCGCTCGTTACTACAAGACCAAGGGTGCTGTCGCCCCTACCTTCAAGTACGAGGCCGCTACCGCTTCCACCCTTGTTGCCTAA
- a CDS encoding 40S ribosomal protein eS6 has translation MKLNVANPATGAQKSFDIQDERLVRCFYEKRMSQDVEVDSLGEEWKGYVLRIGGGNDKQGFPMKQGVLLPNRVRLLLSKGDSCYRPRRTGERKRKSVRGCIVGPDIQALHLIVVKQGEKEIPGLTDAESTVPKRLGPKRANHIRKFFNLSKEDDVRQFVVRREVVSKKEGAKPYTKAPKIQRLVTAQRLQRKRHLRSLKIRKAEAQKIQKEEYEQVLAKRVAEKKQEVAAHKAARKSAKKVQA, from the coding sequence ATGAAGCTCAACGTTGCTAACCCGGCCACGGGTGCCCAGAAGTCTTTCGACATCCAGGATGAGCGTCTCGTGCGATGCTTCTACGAGAAGCGCATGTCGCAGGACGTCGAGgtcgactcgctcggcgAGGAGTGGAAGGGCTACGTCCTCCGCATCGGCGGTGGTAACGACAAGCAGGGTTTCCCCATGAAGCAGGGTGTCCTTCTCCCCAACCGTGTCCGCCTTCTGCTCTCCAAGGGTGACTCGTGCTACCGCCCTCGCCGCACCGGtgagcgcaagcgcaagtCGGTTCgtggctgcatcgtcggccCCGATATCCAGGCTCTTCACCTCATTGTTGTCAAGCAGGGTGAGAAGGAGATCCCCGGTCTCACCGACGCCGAGTCGACCGTCCCCAAGCGTCTCGGTCCCAAGCGTGCCAACCACATTCGAAAGTTCTTCAACCTGTCCAAGGAGGACGACGTTCGCCAGTTTGTCGTTCGCCGTGAGGTCGTCTCCAAGAAGGAGGGTGCCAAGCCATACACCAAGGCTCCCAAGATCCAGCGTCTTGTGACCGCCCAGCGTCTCCAGCGCAAGCGTCACCTGCGCTCGCTCAAGATCCGCAAGGCGGAGGCCCAGAAGATCCAGAAGGAGGAGTACGAGCAGGTCCTTGCCAAGCGTGTcgccgagaagaagcaggagGTTGCCGCCCACAAGGCTGCCCGCAagtcggccaagaaggTTCAGGCCTAA